The following coding sequences are from one Devosia neptuniae window:
- a CDS encoding GntR family transcriptional regulator — MATSDIYGENTALARPASLAGGVYEAIFAQLMSLKIAPGARITVDSLVREMNVSQTPIREALGRLEGEGLVLRTHLVGYRATPQITRNGFDELYELRLALEPDAAAKTAAGMDDARLSEMRTLASGMAGNAGADEQLRYSDFARQDAEFHDRVLQFAGNGLIRETLRLQHAHFHIFRLMFHWRVTAEALDEHDAIMTAFEQRSPEAAHEAMRRHIINSRARLLPAFD, encoded by the coding sequence ATGGCTACGAGCGACATATACGGCGAAAACACTGCACTGGCGCGCCCCGCGAGCCTGGCGGGCGGGGTATACGAAGCTATTTTCGCGCAACTGATGTCACTGAAGATTGCGCCGGGAGCGCGCATCACCGTCGATAGTCTGGTGCGCGAAATGAACGTGTCGCAAACCCCGATCCGCGAGGCGCTGGGGCGCCTTGAGGGTGAGGGCCTCGTGCTCAGAACCCACCTCGTGGGATACCGCGCGACGCCGCAGATCACCCGCAACGGTTTCGACGAACTTTATGAACTCAGGCTCGCGCTCGAGCCGGACGCCGCCGCCAAGACTGCAGCCGGCATGGACGATGCCCGCCTGTCAGAAATGCGAACCCTGGCAAGCGGCATGGCTGGGAACGCTGGCGCTGACGAGCAATTGCGCTATTCGGATTTCGCGCGGCAGGATGCCGAGTTTCATGATCGCGTTCTCCAGTTTGCCGGTAACGGCCTGATCCGCGAGACGCTGCGCCTGCAGCATGCCCACTTCCACATCTTCAGGCTGATGTTTCACTGGCGGGTGACCGCTGAGGCGCTCGACGAACACGATGCGATCATGACCGCGTTCGAGCAGCGTTCGCCAGAGGCGGCGCACGAAGCGATGCGTCGGCACATCATCAATTCAAGGGCTCGGCTGTTGCCGGCCTTCGAC